In a single window of the Leptospiraceae bacterium genome:
- a CDS encoding restriction endonuclease subunit S: protein MLLPPLPEQRAIAAILSSLDDKIDLLHRQNKTLEAMAETLFNEQFVMNNEQWKIGKLGDEFDFTMGQSPPGESYNEEGNGVPMFQGNADFEFRFPSNRIYTTNPTRYAEKYDTLISVRAPVGAQNMALEKCCIGRGVAAFRYGKDNTYYTYTYFKLKSLMKEIKQFNDTGTVFGSISKNDFEELNVVIPPQDEIENFQKEVKPIDDKVITNCIQIRTLEKLRDNLLPKLMSGEVRVAV from the coding sequence ATCCTCCTCCCCCCTCTCCCCGAACAACGCGCGATAGCCGCTATCCTATCAAGTCTTGATGATAAAATAGATTTACTCCATCGCCAAAACAAAACACTAGAAGCAATGGCGGAGACTTTGTTTAATGAACAATTTGTAATGAATAATGAACAATGGAAGATAGGAAAGTTGGGAGATGAATTTGATTTTACGATGGGTCAATCTCCTCCGGGTGAAAGTTATAATGAAGAAGGTAATGGTGTTCCAATGTTTCAAGGCAACGCAGATTTTGAATTTCGTTTTCCTTCAAATAGAATCTATACAACGAATCCTACACGATATGCAGAAAAATATGATACATTGATTAGTGTTCGTGCTCCTGTTGGCGCGCAGAATATGGCATTAGAAAAATGTTGCATTGGAAGAGGAGTTGCTGCGTTTAGATACGGAAAGGATAATACATATTATACTTATACTTATTTTAAATTAAAATCGTTAATGAAAGAAATTAAACAATTTAATGATACCGGAACTGTCTTTGGTTCTATAAGTAAGAACGATTTTGAAGAACTTAACGTTGTAATTCCTCCGCAAGACGAAATCGAGAATTTTCAAAAAGAAGTAAAACCTATTGATGATAAAGTAATTACTAATTGTATACAAATCCGCACACTAGAAAAACTCCGCGATAATCTATTACCAAAGCTAATGAGCGGCGAAGTGAGAGTAGCCGTATGA
- a CDS encoding restriction endonuclease subunit S: MKDWKECKLGDVAEIQTGPFGSQLHMSDYKLKGTPIITVEHLGDNRIIHNNLPLVSDEDKDRLKKYILKEGDIVFSRVGSVDRSAYVHKKENGWMFSGRLLRVRSMDNLVYSRFLSFYFCQNL; this comes from the coding sequence ATGAAAGATTGGAAAGAATGTAAATTAGGGGATGTGGCGGAAATCCAAACCGGACCATTTGGTAGTCAATTACATATGAGTGACTATAAATTAAAAGGAACTCCTATAATTACCGTTGAGCATTTGGGGGATAATAGAATTATCCACAATAATCTTCCTTTAGTTAGCGATGAAGATAAGGATAGATTAAAAAAATATATTTTGAAAGAAGGTGATATAGTTTTTAGTCGTGTTGGTTCTGTAGACCGTTCCGCGTATGTCCATAAAAAAGAAAACGGTTGGATGTTTTCAGGACGTTTATTAAGAGTTCGGTCAATGGATAATTTAGTGTATTCCCGTTTTTTATCTTTTTATTTTTGTCAGAATCTCTAA